The Oncorhynchus tshawytscha isolate Ot180627B linkage group LG08, Otsh_v2.0, whole genome shotgun sequence genome window below encodes:
- the LOC112257060 gene encoding copper transport protein ATOX1, with amino-acid sequence MTTKQEFFVDMTCEGCSGAVTRVLNKLGGVQFEIDLPNKKVFIESDKDTDVLLETLKKTGKAANYIGPK; translated from the exons ATGACGACC AAGCAGGAATTCTTTGTGGACATGACATGTGAGGGATGCTCTGGTGCAGTTACCCGAGTCCTCAATAAACTGG GTGGTGTCCAATTTGAGATCGACCTCCCCAACAAGAAGGTTTTCATTGAGTCTGACAAGGACACGGATGTGCTTCTGGAAACCCTTAAGAAGACTGGAAAGGCGGCTAACTACATCGGCCCCAAGTGA